From the Streptomyces pluripotens genome, one window contains:
- a CDS encoding ABC transporter ATP-binding protein codes for MTLTAAENEKTAQADAATVEFRALRRAFGHTVALDGLDLTVQPGELLALLGPSGCGKTTALRMLAGFEHPDSGAVLVGGEDVTRVPAHRRDAGMVFQSYSLFPHLTALDNVAFGLRMRKVRTAERRSRAAELLDLVGLGDKGERYPHQLSGGQQQRIALARALALRPRVLLLDEPLSALDAKVRLTLREEIRRIQQELGITTLFVTHDQEEALSVADRVAVMRAGRLEQCAGPAELYGRPATAFVAEFVGTMSRIPGELKDGTVEVLGQRLPADGEAPAVTEVDVLVRPEAVRVRADEQGTGRVVATSFLGAVVRVTVQLADGTEVKADLPVHDAAGLGISAAVTVSLPERPVLVAERTQK; via the coding sequence ATGACCCTCACCGCTGCAGAGAACGAGAAGACCGCACAGGCCGACGCCGCGACCGTCGAGTTCCGTGCCCTGCGCCGTGCCTTCGGGCACACCGTCGCCCTCGACGGGCTCGACCTGACCGTCCAGCCCGGCGAACTGCTGGCCCTGCTAGGCCCGTCCGGTTGCGGCAAGACCACCGCCCTGCGCATGCTCGCCGGGTTCGAGCACCCGGACTCCGGCGCAGTACTGGTCGGCGGCGAGGACGTCACACGAGTACCCGCCCATCGGCGCGATGCCGGTATGGTCTTCCAGTCCTACAGCCTCTTCCCGCACCTGACCGCGCTCGACAACGTCGCCTTTGGGCTGCGCATGCGCAAGGTGCGTACGGCCGAACGGCGTTCCCGTGCCGCCGAGTTGCTGGACCTGGTCGGCCTGGGTGACAAGGGGGAGCGCTACCCGCACCAGCTCTCCGGCGGGCAGCAGCAGCGCATCGCGCTCGCCCGGGCACTCGCCCTGCGCCCGCGGGTGCTGCTGCTCGACGAGCCGCTGTCCGCGCTGGACGCCAAGGTGCGCCTGACTCTGCGCGAGGAGATCCGCAGGATCCAGCAGGAACTCGGCATCACCACGCTGTTCGTCACCCACGACCAGGAAGAGGCCCTTTCGGTCGCCGACCGGGTCGCGGTCATGCGCGCCGGCCGCCTCGAACAGTGCGCCGGGCCCGCCGAACTGTACGGCCGTCCCGCCACCGCTTTCGTCGCCGAGTTCGTCGGCACCATGAGCCGGATACCGGGCGAGCTGAAGGACGGCACGGTCGAGGTACTCGGGCAGCGGCTGCCCGCGGACGGCGAAGCACCGGCCGTCACTGAGGTGGACGTGCTGGTGCGGCCCGAGGCCGTGCGGGTCCGGGCGGACGAGCAGGGCACCGGCCGGGTCGTCGCCACGTCCTTCTTGGGCGCCGTCGTCCGTGTCACCGTGCAGCTCGCCGACGGCACGGAGGTCAAGGCCGACCTGCCCGTCCAC
- a CDS encoding ABC transporter permease, whose amino-acid sequence MARLTHRIRPGRGTVLVAAALYFLVPLASSVIFTVDVPGQGINFDAYTRIFSTDGFLSSLGLSLELAAATIVIDLLLMVPAMVALRLGAPRLRPVVEVVCSLPLVVPPIAFVVGVSTVLKWGPEYLSRTPFFQTLVAIQNPTFPFVLVMAYVVMALPFVYRALDAGLRAVDVRTLVEAARSCGASWPVALVRAVLPNMRGALLNASFLTLALVLGEFTVAQLLGYRPFAVWIVNISGAQAQMSVAVSVLSLLMTWLLLLVLATAAGRRPSRTAP is encoded by the coding sequence ATGGCTCGCCTGACCCACCGCATCCGGCCCGGTCGCGGGACCGTCCTGGTCGCTGCGGCCCTGTACTTCCTCGTCCCGCTCGCCTCGTCCGTGATCTTCACCGTCGATGTGCCGGGGCAGGGCATCAACTTCGACGCCTACACGCGGATCTTCTCCACCGACGGATTCCTGAGCAGCCTGGGGCTGTCACTGGAGCTGGCCGCCGCCACGATCGTCATCGACCTGCTGCTCATGGTCCCGGCCATGGTCGCGCTGCGACTCGGCGCGCCCAGGCTGCGGCCGGTGGTGGAAGTGGTCTGCTCGCTGCCGCTGGTCGTCCCTCCCATCGCGTTCGTGGTCGGTGTCAGCACGGTCCTGAAATGGGGGCCCGAGTACCTCTCGCGCACCCCGTTCTTCCAGACGTTGGTGGCGATCCAGAACCCCACGTTCCCGTTCGTCCTCGTCATGGCGTACGTCGTGATGGCGCTGCCGTTCGTCTACCGGGCTCTGGACGCCGGACTGCGCGCCGTCGACGTGCGCACCCTGGTGGAGGCCGCCCGCAGCTGCGGCGCGAGCTGGCCGGTGGCCCTGGTGCGGGCCGTGTTGCCGAACATGCGCGGCGCCCTGCTCAACGCCTCGTTCCTCACGCTCGCGTTGGTGCTCGGCGAGTTCACCGTCGCCCAGCTGCTGGGCTACCGCCCCTTCGCCGTGTGGATCGTCAACATCAGCGGCGCGCAGGCCCAGATGTCCGTCGCCGTCTCCGTGCTCAGCCTGCTCATGACCTGGCTGCTGCTGTTGGTTCTTGCCACCGCCGCCGGCCGCCGCCCCTCCCGTACCGCCCCTTAA
- a CDS encoding ABC transporter permease, giving the protein MTLTSTPANAPTRAGAATAASTRRRGAAGWLPVVPLLAFTAIAFGIPVVALLNGAFTVKDPATGATSYTTANLDASLHGAYLTALIGSVKLSAVCAAIGTVCGLLLAQAVVTSRFRALREAVLTASGVLANFGGVPLAFAFVATLGNSGVLTQHLHLRDKGWDLYSFWGLTVVYLYFLIPMMVLTITPALDGLRSQWREAAQNNGATHAQYWRHVALPVLAPSLLGGYVLLFGSAFAAYATADAIVGSSIPLVTLQIADALSGNVLVGQEHVALALSLDMVLVAGLVMAVYLPLQRRSARWLA; this is encoded by the coding sequence TCCACTCCTGCGAACGCGCCCACCCGGGCCGGTGCCGCGACCGCCGCCTCCACGCGGCGGCGCGGCGCCGCCGGGTGGCTGCCCGTCGTTCCGCTGCTCGCTTTCACGGCGATCGCCTTCGGCATCCCCGTGGTCGCCCTGCTGAACGGCGCCTTCACGGTCAAGGACCCGGCCACCGGTGCCACCTCGTACACCACCGCCAACCTCGACGCCTCGCTGCACGGCGCCTACCTGACGGCTCTGATCGGCAGCGTCAAGCTGTCCGCGGTTTGTGCCGCGATCGGCACCGTATGCGGGCTGCTGCTCGCTCAGGCCGTGGTCACGTCGAGGTTCCGCGCGCTGCGCGAGGCCGTGCTGACCGCCTCCGGGGTACTGGCCAACTTCGGAGGTGTCCCGCTCGCCTTCGCCTTCGTCGCCACCCTCGGCAACTCCGGTGTGCTCACCCAGCACCTGCACCTGCGGGACAAGGGCTGGGACCTCTACAGCTTCTGGGGCCTGACGGTCGTCTACCTGTACTTCCTCATCCCGATGATGGTTCTCACCATCACGCCCGCGCTGGACGGCCTGCGCTCGCAGTGGCGTGAGGCCGCGCAGAACAACGGCGCCACGCACGCGCAGTACTGGCGGCACGTGGCGCTGCCGGTGCTCGCCCCGTCCCTGCTCGGCGGCTACGTGCTGCTGTTCGGCAGCGCTTTTGCCGCGTACGCCACCGCGGACGCCATCGTCGGCAGCTCGATCCCGCTGGTCACGCTGCAGATCGCCGACGCGCTCTCCGGCAACGTGCTGGTCGGCCAGGAGCACGTGGCGCTGGCCCTCAGCCTGGACATGGTCCTGGTCGCGGGCCTGGTGATGGCCGTGTACCTGCCCCTGCAACGACGGAGCGCACGATGGCTCGCCTGA